Proteins encoded together in one Octopus bimaculoides isolate UCB-OBI-ISO-001 chromosome 24, ASM119413v2, whole genome shotgun sequence window:
- the LOC106882262 gene encoding uncharacterized protein LOC106882262, translating to MTEQVSSQYLNNGMKDGHIALQEQPILQPASTTKPDSDVEARVNQFMQTTGRSLQGQYWRRSAFELSKWLTAQIQYERQGWQLKLQTALKEIESYRKEALIADKILTDSLQALLNCLETCSINYTKKVISVNKKKNIFIEYVDLLTELLQFLIQERLQCLCLMERKPDIKVNLVECIHQFLESELKSAKQVRSQAIKQEQELRSIITELKKDKENFQKMALYSSWITTNKIQKDSNTVKKYKKYSVEPTINLILSNTSSNNNGRVRSKQQANRSQITEHNSSINNVTSDLLKEIEAQESLTCLSNMQTDKNGKTFTVSNQINLNEITIKPNKIAHCEYRTVREGCDPTEEPVGNVMKAQYNLPPIKVWPRQIRVRRLST from the coding sequence ATGACTGAACAGGTATCATCACAGTATCTTAATAATGGCATGAAAGATGGTCACATAGCACTTCAGGAACAGCCAATATTACAACCAGCTAGCACTACAAAGCCAGACAGTGATGTGGAAGCTCGAGTTAATCAGTTCATGCAAACTACAGGGCGAAGTTTACAAGGGCAGTATTGGCGCCGGAGTGCATTTGAACTTTCTAAATGGCTTACAGCTCAAATACAATATGAACGTCAAGGTTGGCAGTTGAAACTGCAAACAGCattaaaagagatagaaagcTATCGAAAAGAAGCTTTAATTGCTGATAAAATATTAACAGATAGCTTACAAGCTTTACTGAATTGTCTGGAGACATGTTCTATAAATTACACTAAAAAAGTAATCTCtgtaaataagaagaaaaatatttttatagaatatgtAGATTTGTTGACTGAGTTATTGCAATTTTTAATTCAAGAACGCCTGCAGTGTCTTTGTCTAATGGAGAGGAAACCTGATATAAAAGTGAACCTTGTAGAATGCATACATCAATTTTTAGAAAGTGAACTTAAATCAGCCAAACAAGTACGGTCTCAAGCAATAAAACAAGAACAGGAATTACGTTCAATAATAACTGAActtaagaaagataaagagaatttTCAAAAGATGGCTCTTTATTCAAGCTGGATTACAACTAATAAGATACAGAAGGATTCTAACACTgtcaaaaagtataaaaaatattcagttgaaccaacaataaatttgattttatcaaacaccagcagcaacaacaatggtagAGTAAGAAGCAAGCAGCAGGCAAATAGATCCCAAATAACAGAACATAACAGTTCCATTAACAATGTCACTTCTGatcttttaaaagaaatagaagctCAAGAATCACTGACATGTCTAAGTAATATGCAAACTGATAAAAATGGAAAGACATTTACTGTAAGCAATCAAATAAATCTGAATGAAATCACCATAAAACCTAACAAAATTGCTCATTGTGAATATAGAACAGTGAGAGAGGGTTGTGACCCAACTGAAGAGCCAGTTGGTAATGTTATGAAAGCTCAATACAATCTACCCCCTATTAAAGTTTGGCCACGACAAATAAGGGTTAGAAGATTATCAACctga